The genomic DNA cttccaagcaacgttaccatggacgcccctgcttatttcagcaagacaatgccaagccacgtgttacatcaacgtggcttcatagtaaaagtgtgcgggtactagactggcctgcctgtagaccagacctgtctcccattgaaaatgtgtggcgtattatgaagcctaaaataccacaacggagacaacttaagctgtacatcaagcaagaatgggaaataattccacctgagaagcttcaaaaatgtgtctcctcagttcccaaacgtttactgagtgttgttaaaaggaaaggccatgtaacactgtggtgaacatgccctttcccaactactttggcacgtgttgcagccatgaaattctaagttaattattatttgcaaaaaaaaaaaaaagtttatgagtttgaacatcaaatatgttgtctttgtagtgcattcaattgaatatgggttgaaaaggatttgcaaatcattgtattccgtttatatttacatctaacacaatttcccaactcatatggaaacggggtttgtagttgttTCAGAAAAGAGCCTTGTGGTACGCCAATGAAGTCAATGTCACAAaagtaataaacatttaaataaacttaCACTCATTTACAATACAATTTGAATggttggtgtacctaatgaattgtCCAGTGCCAATGTGGATGACAGGAAAACCAGCAGCAGGCCACATGGACACATTGAGTATAATTTAATAAGCGCGGGCAAATGCCCGGGGTTTATCACATTAACGGCCCGGCGCAAACGTCGCTAGCGAAGCTTTGAGAACAATTAGTGCAAAGCTTCAACGCTGCCCGCCTCCATAGGGGGCATTTTAGGTAAGCCCCACCCCCTGCGATTGAGTTACAACAATTTGTTCGAATTTATATTTAATTCCAAAAGTGATCGGAATTGTTGTGACTGGATTGCGTTAGcgtgtgtacctaataaagtgacccaCTTAGTTTCCTAGTccaacttttttccaccaagaacCACCTCAggaaccataatgaccaacattaaaatacagtagcgaagtaggcctgagtattcatcaaaaacaaggcagcagtttgatttaacaagtatattccaTATTttaggccactgtaacattacacacagtttgaacagtaacactgtgtttgaatacaggaaaataaaacaatatacttTAAGTAGGTGATTCTCTTGAGAATCCCTGTCCTAAGTCCAGGACCCAATAGAATCTCTTATGACTTTCTCAGGTAAGTTATTTTTTGTGCTCATTAGGCGATTTCGTTCAAACGATATGACATCCCAGGTCCACGTGGGTTGGACCTGGCTGGACCCGCTTTGCTTGCGAGCGGGTTCCGCTGGCTGCAGCAGGCCGCGAGGTGAAAGGTTGGAGCGTCCGGGCTGCAGCTGTCGCCTGGCCTCTCGTCTCGGGCGTTGTGTGCACGCCTCGTTGCCTTTTACAAAGCCGGGCCCACCCGCGTCCAATCACATGACGGTCCGCTCAGCCAGTCGGGGTGGAGGTCCCGGTATAAAAGTAGGAGTCCAACACCTGGCACACTTGGGCAACCCCTACACTTGGTGGACAGGATCTGATCCCGTGATCTGTTACTTCTTTTCTATTCTCCTAAGCAGGTAACAAGGTTTTAGATCTATTTAGTCTTGGGTGGTCATTTTAAGACTAACTGGTTGTTTGAAGGTCACTTTTTGGTTCTTGACAAGCTTTTTGCATGCAAGTTTGACTTAAAAACAAGGACTGCAGATGCAATTTATTTAGTCATTTttgcgggtacaagcggccgaagtgAGTCTCTCCCCCTtagagaagctctgtcattcggggaCTATGTCCCCCAGCTGGCCTGAGAATGCCTTGGGATCCAACGAGAGGAGCTGGACaatgtggctggggagagggaggtcCGGGATTCTctacttaagctgctgcccccgcgacccgaccttgaatGGATGAGTTGATCGTGTACATGTATTTGTAATATGCTGCCGTTCCACTAAAAATATGCACTAGTAAGGTTCTTTAAAGGGTGCAGGAGGCGCTCCAGGGGGTGTTGCAGGCTGTGGGAGGGGCTGTCAGGATATTAATAATCCTAGGGCGGGGGGGGCGGCACAGCTGACAGGGACTCTGCTATAGAGGGCAGGAGAGAGAAACCTTTGACCTTCAACACTTGCAGGGTTCTATTTTGAGTGTAAAGTAAGAAGCAGTCAATCAGAGGGGGGGGGATAGTTAGCAGACGCAATGAGAAGATGTCTCCTCCTCGCTCAGAGACTGGTCAACCAGGCACTCGGGCAGACGCCAGACAAGACTCACGGTTCTGATTTCATGACGACGCGCCTGAAATGCCTTTGTGTCACTAACGTGTGTGCTGCTGTCGTCCTCAGTCGGAGCAAGAATCGCAGCCATGGCAGCCAAGAACTGTCACAACGACTACAAGATGAAGTTCTCCGTGGACGAGGAGTTTCCTGACCTGTCCCTGCACAACAACCACATGGCCAAGGTAcacagaaaacattcacacatttacttatatgacccaattcaaacaaccttccctagtcataccaaagactaaaaatgggagccattacctacctgcttggcactcagcatcaagggttggaattgggggttaaatcaccaaaaatgattcccgggcgcggtcaccgctgcggctcactgctcccctcacctcccagggggtgatcaagggtgatgggtcatatgcagagaataatttcgccacacctcgtgtgtgtgtgacaatcattggtacttttaacttgaactttagtcGTGGCGCAGGAAAAtaaatcaaccagcacaaaaagtcaacaaacatggtcacatgtgacaaaacctgctcactgaactttgtgggttTTACAAAAAACATCCAATCAGCATTAAAAATTGAAATGACACCAATtgaaatccattgcaaggcatgatgggaaaaatgcaaaacaatctCCACAGTTATCCATGTTTGACTactagctgcttgatatttctaattatatttccattatattattaaaatgtgtacatatatttatatatgtataggctacttaaatatacatatacatacacatatataaatatacacatttatacatatacacaaaaatatacatatatttacacatataaacattaagttaagttaagttaaagtaccaatgattgtcacacacacactgggtgtggtgaaatttgtcctttgcatttgacccatcccctgggaggttaggggagcagtgggcggcagcggtgccgcgcccgggaataatttttagtgatttaacccccaattccaacccttgatgctgagtgccaagcagggaggtaatgggtcccatttttatagtctttggtatgacttggccggggtttgaactcacaacctaccgatctcagggcggacactctaaccactaggccactgagtagtacatagtagtaaacatatatgtatatatatacacatatatgtatatgtctatatatatatatatatatatatagacatatacatatatatacatacatacagtatatactgtatatatatatatatatacatatacatatagatatatacatatagatatatacatatacacatatagatatagatatatacatatagatatatacatatacacatatagatatagatatatagatatatatacatatatatatacatatagatatatacatatacatatatacatatacccatatatatgtatatatatatatatatgtatatatatatatatatataaatatatatatatatgtatatatatatatatataaatatatatatatatatatgtatatatatatatgtatatatatatatatatatatatatatatatatatatatatatatatatatatatatatatatatatatatacatatacccatatatatatatatatatatatatatatatatatatatatatatatatatatatatatatatatatatatatatatatatatatatatatatacatatacccatatatatatatatatatatatatatatatatatatatatatatatatacagtatatatatatacagtatatatatatatagtatatatatatatatatatatatatatatatatatatacagtatatatatatatagtatatatatatatatatatatatatatatatatatatatatatatatatatatatatatacagtatatataaatatatagacattttttttagcccaatgtggccctcaaaaagtttggacactctccTGCTCTAGCCGGTGTTACACTCTGGCCATAATGCACGTTTAGGTGCTGACCAAGGACATCTACAACAAGCTGAGAGGCAAGTCCACTCCCAGCGGCTTCACAGTGGATGACATCATCCAGACCGGTGTGGACAACCCTGGTAAGAACCCAGTCCTCAAAACATCCGCGAGTTGGGTCTCGTTTCCTGGTGACACAAAGTCCTTGTGCCTCCCCCCACACACAGGCCACCCCTTCATCATGACCGTGGGCTGCGTCGCCGGTGACGAGGAGTCCTACGAGGTCTTCAAGGACCTGCTGGACCCCATCATCTCCGACCGTCATAGCGGGTACAAGGCTACCGACAAGCACAAGACCGACCTGAACTTCGAGAACCTGAAGGCAAGTTCTTCGCTGCGGCGACACGTTGCCTCAAGAGTGACCTTGCTCTTCCGGGCAGGGAGGAGACGACCTGGATCCCAACTACGTGCTGTCCACCCGTGTGCGTACCGGCCGCAGCCTCAAGGGATTTACCCTGCCCCCGCACTGTAGCCGCGGCGAGCGCAGAGGAATCGAGAAGCTGTCCATTGAGGGTGAGCGTGGCGCAGTTTCTGGTCTAAGAGGTCCTCAGGGAGCTTGGCTAACGTCCTTGTCCGTGCCACAGCCCTGGCCAGTCTGGAGGGTGAGTTCAAGGGCAAGTACTACCCCCTGGACGGCATGACCGACGCCGAGCAGGATCAGCTGATCAAcgatcacttcctgtttgacaAGCCCGTGTCCCCGCTGCTGACCTGTGCGGGTATGGCCCGCGACTGGCCCGACGCCAGGGGCATCTGGTGAGGCTTCGAAATAATATAGCCTAGGACATGGCGTAGAGGACTGCCTTTGGTCCCACATCCTAGAATGTCTCCTTGTGGTACATCCTGAGCTTTCCCCCCGCAGGCACAACGACAACAAAACCTTCCTGGTGTGGGTGAACGAAGAGGACCACCTGCGAGTCATATCCATGCAGAAGGGAGGAAACATGAAGGAGGTCTTCAGGCGCTTCTGCGTCGGCCTGCAGAAGGTAAGCGTAGGCGCGTCGCGTACTTTGAAGCTCAAAGGGTGACCGAGTCGCTTCCCTCTTGCTCAGATTGAGGCGATCTTCAAGAAGCACAACCACGGCTTCAGCTGGAACGAGCATCTGGGCTACATCCTCACCTGCCCGTCCAACCTGGGCACCGGCCTGCGCGGCGGCGTGCACGTCAAGCTGCCTAAGCTCAGCACGCACGCCAAGTTCGAGGAGATCCTGACCAGACTGCGCCTGCAGAAGCGTGGCACAggtactgaaatatcgataccagatctttatggtcAAATATTGATACTCTTAATCAAAacatcgatacttttgatactttagttcaggaatgt from Entelurus aequoreus isolate RoL-2023_Sb linkage group LG10, RoL_Eaeq_v1.1, whole genome shotgun sequence includes the following:
- the ckmb gene encoding LOW QUALITY PROTEIN: creatine kinase, muscle b (The sequence of the model RefSeq protein was modified relative to this genomic sequence to represent the inferred CDS: deleted 1 base in 1 codon); the protein is MAAKNCHNDYKMKFSVDEEFPDLSLHNNHMAKVLTKDIYNKLRGKSTPSGFTVDDIIQTGVDNPGHPFIMTVGCVAGDEESYEVFKDLLDPIISDRHSGYKATDKHKTDLNFENLKASSSLRRHVASRVTLLFGQGGDDLDPNYVLSTRVRTGRSLKGFTLPPHCSRGERRGIEKLSIEALASLEGEFKGKYYPLDGMTDAEQDQLINDHFLFDKPVSPLLTCAGMARDWPDARGIWHNDNKTFLVWVNEEDHLRVISMQKGGNMKEVFRRFCVGLQKIEAIFKKHNHGFSWNEHLGYILTCPSNLGTGLRGGVHVKLPKLSTHAKFEEILTRLRLQKRGTGGVDTASVGGVFDISNADRLGSSEVDQVQMVVDGVKLMVEMEKKLEKGESIDGMIPAQK